The DNA region GACTACGTGGATGTTACCCCTCCGGAAACCCTCCTGCCCGTATCCGTAGAAACCGGCGTCTACCCCGGTTTTCCCACGGATTTACAGGCCCAATGGACCGTCCTGCTTACCCAGGCGTCCGGCAATGCCCGGGTCCGGGATACCGTATATTTCGACCGGTTCAAACATATCCCCGAGTTGCATCGGATGGGGGCAAACGCCATCGTCGTGCAAAACGAGGTGTTTGTTGCGGGAGGAAATGACCTGCAAGGAGCCACGGTGATGAGCACCGATTTGCGGGCCGGCGTGTCCCTCGTGCTGGCCGGCATGATCGCCGAAGGCGAAACGCATGTGCTGCGCGTGTATCACCTTGATCGGGGATACGAGAATCTGGATGGGAAACTGGCCGATGCGGGCGTAGCCATCCAACGTGTGCAGTACGACGAATTTGCCGACCCGTCGATTAAAGAGCCTGTGGCCAGGTAAGCGCGGACACAGGCCCTTTTATTGTTTTGCAACCGGCGAGAACGTGTCCATTTATAAACGGTGTTCCGCTCACTCCCGCCTGTTTGCATCAGATAAAAAGGTCACGACGGGTACAGCACCCGGTCCATACGCCAGGCGATTTCTTCGAGGCGCTCTCGATCCCCTCCCGGAATTTCCGCTGTGGCCCAGCCGGTAAAACCAATGGCTGCGAGGTGCTCCCGAACAGCAGGCCAGTTGACGTCTCCTTCGCCGAGCGGAACGTTGAAACCGTCGTACATCCCTTCCTCATTGCGCTTCCGACGGCTGAACTCCTTCACGTCCAGCTTGAGAATGCGGTCGCCGAGAATGCGAATCCAGTGCTCCGGCCAGCCGAACGTGATCACGTTGCCGATATCGAAATACGCCCCGACCCAATCGCTTTCGAATTCGTCGATGTACCGGGCAAATTCGAGCGGGCTCATCAGGAAATTATTCCAGACGTTCTCGATAGCGATACGAATGCCCAATGAGCTGGCTTCCGGCAAAACCTTGCGAATTTCGGCCTGCGACCGCTGCCATGCATCGTCGTAGGAAACGTTTTCCTGGACGACGGCGGGGACAAGCAACACCGTGGAAGCTCCGTAGGCGGCTGCATCCTGGAGCGCGATACGGAGTCCTTCCAGTCCTTCTTCCCGGACAGCCGGATCCGGATCCGACAGGGTCTTGTTCCAGTGCACCATGTCCACTATCCCGTGAATCGGCAGTCCGACGGTACGGGAAGCCGCAACCACTTCTTCCTGCACCAGATCGTTCGGACTGCCCATCTCCACCCCATCGAATCCCAGTTCCGCAAGCAGCATGAATTTGTCCTGCACGGAGCCCTCCACACGCACCATGTCGTACTTGACGGCTTTATAGATAGCCGGCATGGATGTACGGGCAGACGAATGCGTGGTGACACGGGATGATGCGACCGTGAAGCCGGGAACGGCGCTGGCAAGGGCTGCGACGCCCCCCGAGGCGGCTCCCAGCATACCCAGAAAATGTCGTCGGTCCATAGTACGTATAGAGCGAATTTATTTGGTGTTATTGACCGGCTCCGGCAACGAGGAAAGACCGGTTGAGCCGGGTGCGTCCCGGCGCAGGGACGGGTTCGGGAGGCATATCCCCAAAAGCCAACGTGTGCGGTACAAGGTCCATATCGGCGGTCAGCATATCCTCCCAGGTCAATTGCTGTCCTGTGTAGGCG from Bacteroidetes bacterium SB0662_bin_6 includes:
- a CDS encoding sugar phosphate isomerase/epimerase, whose product is MDRRHFLGMLGAASGGVAALASAVPGFTVASSRVTTHSSARTSMPAIYKAVKYDMVRVEGSVQDKFMLLAELGFDGVEMGSPNDLVQEEVVAASRTVGLPIHGIVDMVHWNKTLSDPDPAVREEGLEGLRIALQDAAAYGASTVLLVPAVVQENVSYDDAWQRSQAEIRKVLPEASSLGIRIAIENVWNNFLMSPLEFARYIDEFESDWVGAYFDIGNVITFGWPEHWIRILGDRILKLDVKEFSRRKRNEEGMYDGFNVPLGEGDVNWPAVREHLAAIGFTGWATAEIPGGDRERLEEIAWRMDRVLYPS